The proteins below are encoded in one region of Sulfolobus islandicus Y.N.15.51:
- a CDS encoding glucose 1-dehydrogenase, with amino-acid sequence MRAIVVKPPKPGVEINDVKIDEDKLSTIGLVKIKVLENGICGTDREIVSGKRTSVKPPAGKDELILGHEAIGIVEVGGYGLKEGELVMPINKRGCGKCLNCLVGRPDFCETGEGLVAGTKGLDGFMREYLYDDPKYLVKIPLAIKDIAILAQPLADIEKSVEAILTTQKRVPIWTCDDGTFNCKKALVVGTGPTGILFSLILRTYGFQVWIANRRELLDNEKEILEEPGIIFYNSENGYDNLVKSEGKLDLIIDTSGASASIMQHLVPLLQINGVLGLFGFPRYDNFSLDYKTVQDFVINNRIIIGLDNGQKTHFQQAVIHLASWKSLWPNTTSKMITKVISISNEREVISSLREKLPGEIKVIIRWE; translated from the coding sequence ATGAGGGCAATAGTTGTAAAACCTCCAAAACCAGGAGTTGAGATTAATGATGTGAAAATTGATGAAGATAAATTAAGTACCATCGGGCTAGTTAAGATAAAGGTTCTGGAAAACGGGATATGTGGTACTGATAGGGAAATAGTAAGTGGCAAGAGAACTAGCGTGAAACCTCCGGCTGGTAAAGACGAACTTATCCTAGGGCATGAAGCTATTGGTATAGTAGAAGTAGGTGGCTATGGGCTGAAAGAAGGTGAACTAGTAATGCCTATAAATAAGAGAGGATGTGGGAAATGCCTTAACTGTTTAGTAGGCAGACCAGATTTCTGTGAGACTGGAGAAGGTCTAGTGGCTGGCACTAAGGGATTAGATGGATTTATGAGGGAATATCTCTATGATGACCCTAAATATCTAGTGAAAATCCCCCTAGCAATTAAGGATATCGCTATTTTAGCTCAACCTTTGGCCGACATAGAGAAATCCGTTGAGGCAATTCTTACAACACAAAAGAGAGTACCAATATGGACTTGCGATGATGGCACCTTTAACTGTAAAAAAGCGTTAGTAGTTGGTACAGGACCTACTGGAATCTTATTTTCACTAATTTTAAGAACATATGGATTCCAAGTATGGATAGCAAATCGTAGAGAGTTGTTGGATAACGAGAAAGAAATACTTGAAGAACCAGGAATTATTTTCTATAACTCAGAGAATGGATACGATAATTTAGTTAAAAGTGAGGGTAAATTAGATTTAATAATTGATACGAGCGGTGCTTCAGCGTCAATAATGCAACATTTAGTTCCCCTACTCCAAATCAATGGAGTATTAGGTCTTTTTGGCTTCCCAAGATATGACAACTTCTCTCTTGACTATAAAACCGTTCAAGATTTTGTGATAAATAATAGGATAATTATAGGACTAGATAATGGACAAAAAACACATTTTCAACAAGCAGTTATTCACTTAGCTTCATGGAAGTCATTATGGCCGAATACTACTAGCAAGATGATAACGAAAGTCATAAGTATAAGTAATGAAAGGGAAGTTATAAGTAGCCTTAGGGAAAAACTTCCAGGAGAAATAAAAGTAATAATAAGATGGGAATAA
- a CDS encoding ABC transporter substrate-binding protein: MKRYKIISTIITVLMLISIGIFAMPILSQPTSVQPEGSMVVMPSPGIVWQDNFNPWNAPALPGGLIWLIYEPLAQVNSLSGQTIPWLATNWTFTTGYVYLPNGTKVQTLALILYLRHDVYFTDGTPFNATAVWYTLALEQAYPQLAYSANQIANMTIINPYELEMVFKPGVTPMVLYTILEQWPVDPAQWGKIFPVEQLPNGTYVGLNKTGNPFTYPNTNPIGTGPYMLYSFSPQEIVLVANPHYWMPGEPRIKYLLYPSYPSNVQADTALNNGQITWAGLFEPNIQQQFVAKDPLHYHYYFAPGFPTMLTLNNLKWPLSDPVLRQAISLAINRTAIYYLGEYGYEPPATTPLPLPPQQIQYLNSSVLQLAEQFAPSQGNVTAALQLLESHGYKLVNGQLIAPNGTAVPTMAIITVAGWTDWDADLTIIAQDLKQIGITVEVQTPPFTTWYNYMETGNYWMGLMWDLISGPTPIQPLSGYLYGYWNSPGNITPIGNSTYFNIERFNLSIIHPTFEQLVNWANGNFSINDNAYYSIVNKLAALWIKYMPSIALVYGAEWYEYVNNTVTGWPTQQNYYWPAPPWTSLPSTPLPVVLALHLVNQSVPEPWWYYTSQVPSSWYTSNDPFVYQTTTTTTTPSTTTSTSTTTTTTTSTTTSTTTTTSTTTTTSVSTTTSVSTSVSTTTATVTTTVSSSSNTALYVIIAVVIIVIIIAVVVLGLRRR, from the coding sequence ATGAAAAGGTACAAGATAATTTCTACAATAATCACAGTATTGATGTTAATAAGCATAGGAATATTTGCAATGCCAATACTATCACAGCCAACATCAGTACAACCAGAAGGAAGTATGGTAGTTATGCCTTCTCCGGGCATAGTATGGCAAGATAATTTTAATCCATGGAACGCTCCAGCTTTACCCGGTGGTCTAATTTGGCTTATTTACGAACCACTCGCCCAAGTTAATTCGCTAAGTGGTCAAACTATTCCATGGTTAGCCACCAATTGGACATTTACTACTGGTTATGTTTACTTGCCAAATGGTACTAAGGTACAAACATTGGCATTAATATTATACTTAAGGCATGATGTATACTTCACTGATGGTACACCATTTAACGCTACAGCAGTATGGTACACATTAGCGTTAGAACAAGCGTACCCACAACTGGCATATTCGGCTAATCAAATAGCTAACATGACAATAATAAATCCATATGAGCTAGAAATGGTATTTAAACCTGGAGTAACTCCAATGGTATTGTATACTATTTTGGAGCAATGGCCTGTGGACCCAGCACAATGGGGTAAAATATTCCCAGTAGAGCAATTACCAAATGGAACATATGTAGGACTAAACAAGACTGGAAATCCATTCACATACCCTAATACAAATCCAATAGGTACTGGACCTTATATGCTATATAGTTTCAGCCCGCAAGAAATAGTACTAGTGGCCAACCCACACTATTGGATGCCGGGAGAACCCAGAATAAAATACTTACTCTATCCATCATATCCTAGTAATGTTCAAGCAGATACTGCATTAAATAATGGGCAAATAACTTGGGCTGGACTATTCGAACCAAATATACAACAGCAATTTGTGGCAAAAGATCCTCTACACTATCATTACTATTTTGCTCCTGGATTTCCAACAATGTTGACACTCAATAACCTAAAATGGCCTTTATCCGATCCAGTTTTAAGACAAGCAATAAGCCTTGCGATCAATAGAACAGCAATATACTATTTGGGCGAATATGGATACGAACCGCCAGCAACTACGCCTCTTCCATTACCTCCACAACAGATACAATATCTAAATTCTTCGGTATTGCAGCTTGCTGAGCAGTTTGCTCCATCTCAAGGTAATGTTACTGCTGCATTACAGTTACTTGAATCCCATGGCTATAAATTAGTTAATGGCCAACTAATTGCACCAAATGGTACTGCAGTACCAACAATGGCCATAATTACGGTAGCCGGATGGACTGATTGGGATGCTGATTTAACTATAATTGCGCAGGATTTGAAGCAAATAGGCATAACTGTGGAAGTACAAACACCACCGTTTACAACATGGTATAATTACATGGAAACTGGCAATTACTGGATGGGACTAATGTGGGATTTAATTAGCGGTCCTACTCCTATACAACCACTTTCTGGGTATTTGTATGGTTATTGGAATTCCCCCGGCAACATAACACCGATAGGAAATAGCACATATTTTAACATAGAAAGGTTTAATTTATCAATTATCCATCCAACGTTCGAACAACTTGTGAACTGGGCAAATGGTAACTTCAGCATAAACGATAATGCCTATTATAGTATAGTAAATAAGCTAGCTGCTCTATGGATAAAATATATGCCTTCCATTGCTCTAGTATACGGCGCAGAGTGGTATGAGTATGTTAACAATACTGTTACTGGTTGGCCAACTCAGCAAAACTATTATTGGCCGGCTCCCCCATGGACCAGTCTTCCCTCAACTCCTTTACCTGTTGTTTTAGCCTTACATTTGGTTAATCAGTCTGTTCCTGAGCCTTGGTGGTATTATACTTCACAAGTTCCTTCAAGTTGGTATACTTCCAATGACCCATTCGTGTATCAAACAACCACAACTACTACAACACCTAGTACTACCACAAGTACATCAACAACTACTACAACAACCACATCCACCACAACAAGTACTACTACAACAACAAGTACTACTACTACTACGAGTGTTTCAACTACCACAAGTGTCTCTACATCCGTAAGCACTACTACGGCTACTGTTACTACTACTGTAAGCTCATCATCCAATACCGCACTATATGTCATAATAGCAGTTGTAATAATAGTCATAATAATAGCTGTTGTAGTACTAGGCCTAAGAAGAAGATAA
- a CDS encoding ABC transporter ATP-binding protein, which produces MSDRLIELIHVYKDFIVRKGVFGKEHRPGIWDVNMNIRKNEIVGMVGGSGGGKTVIAWMIVGLLKPTKGSIIYTPMGLDVTKADKKQLKQYRADVQLVFQDPYSSLDPAHTVKWHIERPLKIYKYKGDIEERIKELLREVALTPPEDFLNKYPFQLSGGQRQRVYLARVLALNPKVLIADEPVSNVDASIRASLLDLFKRLRDEKGISIMYITHDIATIGYVADRVYVVKNGRIVEEGDVETIISHPKHDYTRLLAEAVPDPYKRIE; this is translated from the coding sequence ATGAGTGATAGGCTCATTGAGCTAATACATGTGTATAAAGACTTCATAGTTAGAAAAGGAGTTTTTGGAAAAGAGCATAGACCGGGGATATGGGATGTGAATATGAATATAAGGAAGAACGAGATTGTGGGGATGGTTGGAGGAAGCGGTGGGGGTAAGACAGTAATAGCTTGGATGATAGTAGGGTTATTGAAACCGACCAAAGGTTCAATAATTTATACCCCTATGGGTTTAGATGTTACCAAGGCGGATAAAAAACAACTAAAACAGTATAGAGCTGATGTTCAATTAGTTTTCCAAGATCCCTATTCCTCTCTAGACCCAGCTCATACAGTTAAATGGCATATAGAAAGACCGCTAAAAATATACAAATATAAGGGCGATATTGAAGAGAGAATCAAAGAGTTATTAAGAGAAGTTGCATTAACTCCTCCAGAAGACTTTCTCAATAAGTATCCGTTCCAACTTTCTGGAGGGCAAAGACAAAGAGTCTATTTAGCTAGGGTATTGGCACTAAATCCTAAGGTGCTAATAGCTGATGAGCCTGTATCAAACGTAGATGCCTCAATAAGGGCATCACTACTAGACTTATTTAAGAGGTTAAGAGATGAGAAAGGGATATCAATTATGTACATCACTCACGATATTGCTACAATTGGATATGTAGCTGATAGGGTATATGTCGTGAAGAATGGTAGGATAGTGGAGGAGGGCGATGTGGAAACTATTATTTCCCATCCAAAACACGATTATACCAGACTATTAGCAGAAGCGGTACCAGATCCATATAAAAGAATTGAATAA
- a CDS encoding ABC transporter ATP-binding protein, with translation MSEISISVKNLNVGYLSDYGIIKVLRDVSIDIPESKITGIAGESGSGKSTLATTTMGFINPPLYVQRGSVIVDGKYDILSMSRDELNKIRGSVISYVPQAAQNSLNPIRKVKETFTDILKAKGMDYYANINVVYNALEEVGFTDRQVLDMYAFQLSGGMKQRVVIAISLLLNPKILIMDEPTTGLDVVVQYEILKLLKKIQKEKDLTLVIISHDIAMLFQISDYIAVMYGGQIVEYGKYNTLLEEAYHPYTYLLLSSVPTVRSRGKKLPRIPGDFEGFIRYPKGCVFSSRCPFATITCKEAPPQTVAYDKFGFYKCIRYPEWRNEVKKAYE, from the coding sequence ATGAGTGAAATCTCGATATCAGTAAAAAACCTAAACGTGGGTTACTTATCAGACTATGGTATAATAAAAGTCCTAAGAGATGTCAGTATTGACATTCCAGAAAGTAAAATAACAGGTATCGCAGGAGAGTCAGGTTCTGGAAAATCTACTCTGGCAACAACGACAATGGGATTTATAAATCCCCCATTATATGTACAAAGGGGTAGTGTAATTGTAGATGGCAAGTACGATATTCTATCGATGTCTAGAGATGAGTTAAATAAAATAAGGGGAAGTGTAATATCTTACGTTCCTCAAGCTGCTCAAAACTCCCTAAACCCAATTAGAAAGGTTAAGGAAACTTTTACAGATATCTTAAAGGCTAAAGGAATGGATTATTATGCCAACATTAACGTTGTATATAACGCGTTGGAAGAAGTAGGGTTTACTGATAGGCAAGTACTAGATATGTACGCTTTCCAGTTGTCTGGTGGTATGAAACAGAGGGTTGTAATTGCAATCTCACTCCTATTAAATCCAAAAATACTCATAATGGACGAACCCACTACGGGATTAGACGTAGTAGTTCAATATGAAATACTCAAATTATTAAAGAAAATACAGAAGGAAAAGGATTTAACATTGGTAATTATAAGTCATGACATAGCAATGCTATTCCAAATATCAGATTACATAGCTGTAATGTACGGTGGGCAAATAGTAGAGTATGGGAAGTATAATACGTTATTAGAGGAAGCTTATCATCCCTACACTTATCTTCTGCTTAGTAGTGTACCTACTGTTAGATCTAGAGGGAAGAAACTACCTAGAATTCCTGGGGATTTTGAAGGTTTTATAAGATATCCTAAAGGCTGTGTCTTTTCTTCGAGATGTCCCTTTGCCACGATTACATGTAAAGAAGCTCCACCTCAAACCGTAGCATATGATAAGTTTGGATTTTATAAGTGTATTAGGTATCCAGAATGGAGAAATGAGGTGAAAAAAGCTTATGAGTGA
- a CDS encoding ABC transporter permease, with the protein MASRKLYTFNLKIDKYGPVYNLIRGVWEQRVSRVGFYILLGIIVFSLIGIFYTPYNPSATNFPRDLPPSPQHLLGTDDYGHDIFSQLLVGGFPVIGVGFAVGLIGTLIAILIGVTAGLYAETMIDRVLSAITQIFLIIPGILIIELIGAYLGAVQFKLGYITILFVLSLTGWAWGARVLRSLVLSLRRREYILSSDLIGESKLSIIFNQIIPNNLPFIASNFFFTAIYGIAGFTFIYYFGLGSLTQVNWGTMLYWSLGGEAYLRGLWWWYIPPGLMIGLVAFSFALINIGIDRVANPRLRIWDVKKYMKKIEKAKEKEEVLTR; encoded by the coding sequence ATGGCTAGCAGAAAGTTATATACTTTTAATTTAAAAATAGACAAGTACGGTCCGGTTTATAATCTAATAAGAGGTGTGTGGGAACAAAGAGTATCAAGAGTTGGGTTCTATATACTACTAGGGATAATAGTATTTTCCTTAATAGGCATATTTTATACTCCATATAATCCAAGCGCGACTAACTTTCCTAGGGATCTACCACCCTCACCTCAACACTTATTAGGCACGGATGATTATGGCCATGATATTTTTTCTCAACTTTTAGTAGGTGGATTTCCAGTAATTGGAGTAGGTTTTGCTGTAGGATTAATAGGTACGCTAATAGCTATCCTCATAGGAGTAACTGCAGGATTATATGCAGAGACAATGATTGATAGAGTATTAAGTGCAATAACTCAGATTTTCTTAATAATACCCGGTATTTTGATTATCGAATTAATAGGAGCATATCTAGGAGCAGTACAGTTTAAATTAGGATATATAACAATTTTATTCGTCCTTTCATTAACTGGCTGGGCATGGGGTGCTAGAGTGCTGAGATCTTTAGTGTTATCGTTAAGGAGGAGAGAGTATATATTATCTTCTGATCTTATTGGCGAGTCTAAATTAAGTATAATTTTTAATCAAATAATACCTAATAACCTACCGTTCATAGCTTCAAACTTCTTCTTTACTGCAATTTATGGTATCGCTGGCTTTACATTCATTTATTATTTTGGATTGGGTAGTCTAACACAAGTCAATTGGGGAACCATGCTCTATTGGTCTTTAGGAGGAGAGGCTTATCTAAGAGGATTATGGTGGTGGTACATTCCCCCTGGACTCATGATTGGTTTAGTGGCTTTTTCATTCGCTTTAATTAACATAGGGATTGATAGAGTTGCGAATCCAAGGCTAAGAATATGGGACGTAAAGAAATATATGAAAAAAATAGAAAAAGCAAAAGAGAAGGAGGAGGTGTTGACTAGATGA
- a CDS encoding ABC transporter permease, producing the protein MIYTKLTKLLFIVIFIYLYFKDSNSGSLMRRDFLIKRGIYYIIVWFIGITIDFILPRLIPGSALASIIYSRIGGAGSNYGQNVQQEIQILVQQLGLAQYQQPLYIQYFNYLKEIVTLNFGVSLTEFPVSVSTIITEAAPWTFGIVIPAIVASFFIGNLLGRVAALSRGKISDYAILGLMMFLYTFPVFVTGEILIEVLAIDLHIFPTGGQYNTFQFLKPTMSLPFVWSVIYHAILPTLTLIIFSLAGWIMGMRNNMIPILQEDYMNYYRLMGVSEKMVASKAYRLALLPNFTSFSISLGYSVLGAVAIEYLFNYAGLGYFFNQAITGLDYPLLSGIFFMLVTAMVLSNFVADIIYTIIDPRASQEETEGL; encoded by the coding sequence ATGATTTATACTAAATTAACAAAATTGTTGTTCATAGTCATATTTATATATCTCTATTTCAAAGATTCTAATAGTGGGTCTCTAATGAGACGAGATTTCTTGATCAAAAGGGGTATATATTACATCATAGTTTGGTTTATTGGAATTACAATAGATTTTATCCTTCCTAGGCTAATACCTGGTAGTGCATTGGCAAGCATAATTTATAGTAGAATTGGTGGAGCTGGATCCAATTATGGGCAAAATGTTCAACAAGAGATTCAAATTCTTGTTCAGCAATTAGGTTTAGCTCAGTATCAACAACCTCTTTATATTCAGTATTTTAATTACTTAAAAGAAATAGTTACACTGAATTTCGGTGTTTCTCTTACCGAATTTCCAGTATCTGTAAGCACAATAATAACTGAAGCTGCTCCTTGGACTTTTGGTATAGTAATACCAGCTATTGTAGCCTCTTTCTTCATAGGTAATTTGCTTGGCAGAGTGGCTGCTTTGTCAAGAGGTAAAATAAGTGACTACGCCATATTGGGACTCATGATGTTTTTATATACGTTTCCTGTTTTTGTTACTGGGGAGATTTTAATAGAAGTACTAGCAATTGATCTTCACATATTCCCTACAGGTGGGCAGTATAATACCTTTCAATTTCTCAAACCTACTATGAGTTTGCCCTTTGTGTGGTCCGTAATATATCATGCAATATTACCCACATTAACTCTAATTATCTTTTCCCTAGCTGGTTGGATAATGGGAATGAGGAATAATATGATACCCATTTTACAAGAGGATTATATGAATTATTATAGGTTAATGGGGGTATCAGAAAAAATGGTTGCAAGTAAGGCCTATAGGTTAGCATTATTACCTAACTTTACCAGTTTCTCCATTTCCTTAGGATACTCTGTGTTGGGTGCTGTTGCGATAGAGTATTTATTTAACTATGCAGGTTTGGGCTACTTTTTTAATCAAGCCATTACCGGTTTGGATTACCCGTTACTAAGCGGAATATTTTTCATGCTAGTCACTGCGATGGTATTAAGTAATTTCGTCGCCGATATAATTTACACAATTATAGATCCTAGGGCAAGTCAAGAGGAGACGGAGGGTTTATAA
- a CDS encoding Gfo/Idh/MocA family protein, which yields MKTILFFILIFNSQYMSKRIGVAVVGLGSIGKTHVKALKDLEKETEFVKLVAVVDQIKAIAEKIGSEYGTPYYTTIDEVLRNSEVDVISIATPSYLHAPQAILAIEYGKHVIVEKPMATTLAGAREMVSRAERNEVKLGVIFQERYAPDIRRLKNDILKELGRIYLIESELKWYRDMKGYYKRDEIARSWRGMWNTEGGGVMTNQGIHTIDLMIWLNGEVEEVSGFVDNLTHDGIEVEDTAVAIMRYKNGALGTISQTVSMKPTTYQYRKIRVNGSNGFVEITDGSLSTVAIEGKIEESKSSVEYKKETIAQPGNLHKELLRDFLRALSEDNDFPINGKEGMKSLEVIKAVYLSSVNRQVVKLPLDVRIVV from the coding sequence GTGAAGACTATATTATTTTTTATTTTAATATTTAACTCTCAATACATGTCAAAGAGAATTGGTGTAGCGGTTGTAGGTCTAGGCTCAATTGGTAAAACTCACGTAAAAGCATTAAAGGACTTAGAAAAGGAAACAGAATTCGTAAAACTAGTTGCGGTAGTGGATCAGATTAAGGCAATAGCAGAAAAAATAGGAAGTGAATACGGTACACCCTATTATACCACTATAGATGAAGTATTAAGAAACTCAGAGGTCGATGTCATAAGCATAGCAACCCCTTCCTATTTGCACGCACCCCAGGCTATTTTAGCAATTGAATATGGAAAACACGTAATAGTCGAAAAGCCAATGGCTACCACTCTAGCTGGAGCTAGAGAGATGGTAAGTAGGGCTGAGAGAAATGAGGTTAAACTAGGAGTAATATTCCAAGAGAGATATGCCCCTGACATAAGGAGGTTAAAGAACGATATCTTGAAAGAGCTTGGTAGAATATATTTGATAGAGTCAGAATTGAAATGGTACCGTGATATGAAGGGATATTATAAGAGGGATGAGATAGCTAGGAGTTGGAGGGGCATGTGGAACACAGAAGGAGGTGGAGTTATGACAAATCAAGGTATACATACTATTGATTTAATGATATGGCTTAATGGTGAAGTGGAAGAGGTGTCTGGATTTGTTGACAATTTAACTCATGATGGAATCGAAGTCGAGGACACAGCAGTCGCGATTATGAGATACAAGAACGGAGCATTAGGTACTATTTCTCAAACAGTCTCAATGAAGCCCACTACTTACCAATACAGGAAGATTAGGGTAAATGGAAGTAATGGGTTTGTGGAAATTACTGACGGTAGTCTTAGTACAGTCGCAATTGAGGGTAAAATAGAGGAGTCAAAATCCAGTGTTGAATATAAGAAAGAAACGATAGCTCAGCCAGGTAATTTGCATAAGGAGTTGCTCAGAGATTTCTTAAGGGCTCTATCAGAGGATAATGATTTTCCGATAAATGGAAAAGAGGGTATGAAAAGCTTAGAGGTGATAAAAGCCGTTTACCTTTCCTCAGTTAATAGACAAGTAGTGAAGTTACCTTTAGATGTTAGGATTGTAGTGTAA
- a CDS encoding sugar phosphate isomerase/epimerase family protein yields the protein MKLGIQSYSLRKLTYENALKVMSELGISYVEAFPRHLPPSSNSVKDIINLHKENGVKVIAHGVNHLKSDKKELRSIFDFANKVEIEVITADPDEDCLNLMSDLVKEYDIKVAIHNHGPYHRWGSYKKIYEFTKNLDYRVGMCLDLAHLFRYGENPIEAVNTLRDRIHDIHVKDVNNKGEDVIVGSGILDVKGVIDKVKELNLDIPLMIEYEPEPENPLPGIVKSLEYVKKLL from the coding sequence ATGAAACTCGGAATACAAAGTTATTCGCTTAGGAAATTAACTTATGAGAATGCTTTAAAGGTAATGTCTGAGTTAGGAATATCCTACGTTGAAGCGTTCCCAAGACACTTGCCTCCTTCTTCTAATAGTGTTAAGGATATAATCAATTTACATAAAGAAAACGGAGTCAAAGTTATCGCCCATGGGGTTAACCATCTTAAGAGCGATAAGAAAGAGTTGAGAAGTATCTTCGACTTCGCAAACAAGGTTGAAATTGAGGTAATAACTGCGGATCCAGACGAGGATTGCCTTAACTTGATGAGTGACCTAGTAAAGGAATACGACATTAAAGTTGCCATACATAATCATGGTCCCTATCATAGATGGGGGTCTTATAAGAAGATTTACGAGTTCACGAAAAACTTAGATTATAGAGTTGGAATGTGTCTTGATCTAGCCCACTTATTTAGATATGGCGAGAATCCAATTGAGGCAGTAAATACACTAAGGGATAGAATTCACGACATTCATGTAAAAGATGTAAATAATAAGGGAGAGGACGTAATAGTGGGTAGTGGAATTTTAGATGTGAAGGGAGTTATAGACAAGGTAAAGGAGTTGAATCTAGACATACCGCTAATGATAGAATATGAGCCAGAACCAGAAAACCCTCTTCCGGGAATAGTTAAGTCCTTGGAGTACGTGAAAAAACTACTCTAG